One window from the genome of Paracoccus marcusii encodes:
- the lptG gene encoding LPS export ABC transporter permease LptG — MILALYVARRFLRAFMMIAGVFLLILFLIDMIEIIRRFSGRDIGLGGAARLAGLNIAGSFYSILPLMTVLAGITLFLGLARSSEMVAIRASGRSALRVVRAPVATAIVLGALTVGLLNPLVAATGSLYDDAVAEIDRAGSQTVSLGDSAVWLRQAVQQGGEEAGQIVIRASRASPDAVTLYDASFLVFGAEAGPIRRIEAREARLTPGAWDLRDVSDFPLDQPNPQAAATRSAAMTLASDLTAQRIREGFGRPESVSVWQLPQFIAGLERAGFSAARHKVWFQTELARPFLMAAMVLIAAAFTMQHVRGRNTGGAVLMAFGAGIALFFLRNLAQVLGDNGQIPPAMAAWTPPLVGAMLALGLILRREDG, encoded by the coding sequence ATGATCCTGGCTCTTTACGTCGCGCGCCGCTTCCTGCGCGCCTTCATGATGATCGCGGGGGTGTTCCTGCTGATCCTGTTCCTGATCGACATGATCGAGATCATCCGCCGCTTTTCGGGCCGCGACATCGGCCTGGGCGGGGCGGCGCGGCTGGCCGGGCTGAACATCGCCGGCAGCTTCTATTCCATCCTGCCGCTGATGACGGTGCTGGCCGGGATCACGCTGTTCCTGGGCCTGGCCCGCAGTTCGGAAATGGTGGCGATCCGCGCATCGGGCCGGTCGGCGCTGCGCGTGGTGCGCGCGCCGGTGGCCACCGCGATCGTGCTGGGGGCGCTGACCGTTGGTCTGCTGAACCCGCTGGTCGCCGCCACCGGCTCGCTTTACGACGACGCCGTGGCCGAGATCGACCGCGCCGGCAGCCAGACCGTCAGCCTTGGCGACAGCGCCGTATGGCTGCGCCAGGCCGTCCAGCAGGGCGGAGAGGAGGCCGGCCAGATCGTGATCCGCGCCAGCCGCGCCAGCCCCGATGCCGTGACCCTGTATGACGCCAGCTTCCTGGTCTTCGGCGCCGAGGCCGGTCCGATCCGTCGCATCGAGGCCCGAGAGGCGCGGCTGACCCCCGGGGCCTGGGACCTGCGCGATGTCAGCGACTTTCCTCTGGATCAGCCCAATCCGCAGGCGGCCGCGACCCGCAGCGCCGCGATGACCTTGGCGTCGGACCTGACCGCCCAGCGCATCCGCGAGGGGTTCGGTCGTCCCGAATCGGTGTCGGTCTGGCAGCTGCCGCAGTTCATCGCCGGGCTGGAACGCGCGGGCTTTTCCGCCGCCCGGCACAAGGTCTGGTTCCAGACCGAACTGGCACGCCCGTTCCTGATGGCCGCGATGGTGCTGATCGCCGCGGCCTTCACCATGCAGCATGTGCGGGGCCGCAACACCGGTGGTGCCGTGCTGATGGCGTTCGGCGCGGGGATCGCGCTGTTCTTTCTGCGCAACCTGGCGCAGGTTCTGGGGGATAACGGGCAGATCCCGCCCGCGATGGCGGCCTGGACGCCGCCCCTGGTCGGCGCGATGCTGGCCCTGGGGCTGATCCTGAGACGGGAGGACGGATGA
- the lptF gene encoding LPS export ABC transporter permease LptF: MPRIDRYILGQLLTLFGFFALVLVSVYWINRAVSLFDDLLNDGQTALVVLEFTALTLPLVISVVLPVAAFAATAYGTNRLAGESELVAMQSAGLGPWRLARPVLIFGVFVGVMVAVLVHGLVPMARARLADRSAEIAENVTAQFLRPGSFQYPARGVTLFIRDVAGDGRLLDLFIEDSRDPADQVTYTAQEALVVRNDTGPVLILLEGMAQNLRPGPDGPVLSVTRFDEFSYDVGAMFAGGGSRGRDLRDFGTLALLQADPAVLEATGATAADAQREAHERLAQPLLSPIAAMLGFATLLIGGFSRFGVWRQVGWATLSLIAVQFLTNAAANQVGRDAALWPLLYLPAVLGAGLCLSFLWLAARPRGPREVAR, from the coding sequence ATGCCGCGCATCGACCGATACATCCTGGGACAGCTGCTGACGCTGTTCGGGTTCTTTGCCTTGGTGCTGGTCTCCGTCTACTGGATCAACCGGGCGGTCAGCCTGTTCGACGATCTGCTGAACGACGGCCAGACCGCCCTGGTGGTGCTGGAGTTCACGGCGCTGACGCTGCCGCTGGTCATCTCGGTCGTGCTGCCGGTGGCGGCATTCGCGGCGACCGCCTATGGCACCAACCGCCTGGCCGGCGAATCCGAACTGGTGGCGATGCAGTCGGCGGGCCTGGGGCCGTGGCGGCTGGCGCGGCCGGTGCTGATCTTCGGCGTCTTCGTCGGCGTGATGGTGGCGGTGCTGGTTCACGGGCTGGTGCCCATGGCCCGCGCCCGCCTGGCCGACCGCAGCGCCGAGATTGCCGAAAACGTGACCGCGCAGTTCCTGCGCCCCGGCAGCTTCCAGTACCCGGCGCGCGGGGTCACGCTGTTCATCCGCGACGTGGCGGGCGACGGTCGCCTGCTGGACCTGTTCATCGAGGATTCGCGCGATCCCGCCGACCAGGTCACCTATACCGCGCAGGAGGCGCTGGTCGTCCGGAACGATACCGGCCCGGTCCTGATCCTGCTGGAGGGCATGGCGCAGAACCTGCGCCCCGGCCCCGACGGCCCGGTCCTGTCGGTGACCCGTTTCGACGAATTCAGCTATGACGTGGGGGCGATGTTCGCGGGCGGCGGCAGCCGGGGCCGCGACCTGCGCGATTTCGGCACGCTGGCGCTGCTGCAGGCCGACCCGGCCGTCCTGGAGGCCACCGGCGCGACCGCCGCCGACGCGCAGCGCGAGGCGCATGAGCGGCTGGCCCAGCCGCTGCTGTCGCCGATCGCCGCGATGCTGGGCTTTGCCACGCTGCTGATCGGCGGGTTCTCGCGGTTCGGGGTGTGGCGGCAGGTGGGCTGGGCCACCCTGTCGCTGATCGCGGTGCAGTTCCTGACCAACGCGGCCGCGAACCAGGTTGGCCGCGATGCTGCGCTGTGGCCGCTCCTGTATCTGCCCGCCGTCCTGGGCGCGGGGCTGTGCCTGTCCTTCCTGTGGCTGGCCGCCCGGCCGCGCGGACCACGCGAGGTCGCCCGATGA
- a CDS encoding LPS-assembly protein LptD — translation MSARMVSRGLLRAGVALIALSGPLAAQSMFDADDGMGVQPLTGMPGSMSADSGVTALAPESVALGSAPVADRTPSPQNPMVVGPDADVTLPGSGPRDPQSGAATLLADRIDVAGDQTLTASGGVVVWHQGARLVADRIVVDGDSGDLTIEGPIHLSRPGAADPETDAILIADSAQLDSELQDGIVLGARLVLARELQLASTRLERREDGRISQLDNVVASSCQICATDPTPLWEIRARSIIHDADTRLITFDRPQLRAFGVPLAYVPFRVTAPDPSVERRSGFLRPEIRTTSGLGFGVKLPYFQTLGDSTDLTVTPYVSESRTRTLELRYRQAFTTGATEWNGAISRDDLRPGETRGYLFGAAQFLLPRDYRLALQVQHASDRAYLLDYGVTDADRLWSGVSVERVRRDKLFWGRVGNYETLREDEDNATSPAQVADAIWMRRLTPRLIGGEALLEWSAHAHRRPSDSDLVGRDVARASVGLDWRRNQILPGGIVAAALAGLDADLYRIAQDDQFDDVVTRVDPQVGFELRWPLAGGTGGATHIVEPVVQVLYSPRGRDQDIPNEDSRLIEFDEGNLFSDNRFPGWDVRETGLRANIGATWTRIDPTGWSIGVTGGRVLRARDADNFAADSPLGGRSSDWLLAANFDNGGGLAVANRALFDDSARISRNELRVGWLRPDLNLSAGYIWIDRDEDEGRVVNASELAANVGWQIADGWWGEAETRYDFAADRAQRAALRVAYRNECITLESGLSRRFSSSDLLRAETSFDLSVRLGGFGAQEDGPGTVARRNCMR, via the coding sequence ATGAGCGCGCGCATGGTAAGCCGGGGCCTGCTGCGGGCGGGGGTGGCGCTGATCGCGCTGTCCGGTCCGCTGGCCGCCCAGTCGATGTTCGATGCCGATGACGGCATGGGGGTGCAGCCGCTGACGGGCATGCCGGGCAGCATGTCCGCCGACAGCGGGGTGACGGCCCTGGCGCCCGAATCGGTGGCCTTGGGCAGCGCGCCCGTGGCCGACCGCACCCCCTCGCCCCAGAACCCGATGGTTGTGGGGCCCGATGCCGACGTGACCCTTCCCGGCAGCGGGCCGCGCGATCCCCAGTCCGGGGCCGCCACGCTGCTGGCCGACCGGATCGACGTCGCGGGCGACCAGACCCTGACCGCGTCCGGCGGCGTCGTGGTCTGGCACCAGGGCGCCCGGCTGGTTGCCGACCGGATCGTCGTCGACGGCGACAGCGGCGATCTGACCATCGAGGGGCCGATCCACCTGTCCCGCCCCGGCGCCGCCGACCCCGAGACCGACGCCATCCTGATCGCCGACAGCGCCCAGCTGGACAGCGAACTGCAGGACGGCATCGTCCTGGGCGCGCGGCTGGTGCTGGCCCGCGAACTGCAGCTGGCCTCGACCCGGCTGGAGCGGCGCGAGGACGGACGGATCAGCCAGCTGGACAATGTCGTGGCCTCCAGCTGCCAGATCTGCGCGACCGATCCGACACCCCTGTGGGAGATCCGCGCCCGCAGCATCATCCACGACGCCGACACGCGGCTGATCACCTTCGACCGCCCGCAGCTGCGTGCCTTCGGCGTGCCGCTGGCCTATGTGCCCTTCCGCGTGACCGCGCCCGACCCGTCGGTGGAACGCCGCTCGGGCTTTCTGCGCCCCGAGATCCGCACGACATCGGGCCTGGGGTTCGGGGTCAAGCTGCCGTATTTCCAGACCCTGGGCGACAGCACCGACCTGACCGTCACCCCCTATGTCAGCGAAAGCCGCACCCGCACGCTGGAGCTGCGCTATCGCCAGGCCTTCACCACCGGGGCCACGGAATGGAACGGCGCGATCAGCCGCGACGACCTGCGCCCGGGCGAGACGCGCGGATATCTGTTCGGCGCGGCCCAGTTCCTGCTGCCACGCGACTATCGCTTGGCGCTGCAGGTCCAGCATGCCAGCGACCGCGCCTATCTGCTGGATTACGGCGTCACCGATGCCGACCGCCTGTGGAGCGGCGTCAGCGTCGAACGCGTGCGCCGCGACAAACTGTTCTGGGGCCGCGTCGGCAACTATGAGACCCTGCGCGAGGACGAGGACAACGCGACCTCTCCGGCACAGGTGGCCGACGCCATCTGGATGCGCCGCCTGACGCCACGCCTGATCGGCGGCGAGGCGCTGCTGGAATGGTCGGCCCATGCCCATCGCCGCCCGTCGGACAGCGACCTGGTCGGTCGCGACGTGGCGCGCGCATCCGTAGGCCTGGACTGGCGACGCAACCAGATCCTGCCCGGCGGGATCGTCGCGGCCGCCCTGGCCGGGCTGGACGCGGATCTGTACCGCATCGCGCAGGACGACCAGTTCGACGACGTCGTGACCCGCGTCGATCCGCAGGTCGGGTTCGAACTGCGCTGGCCCCTGGCCGGCGGAACGGGCGGCGCCACCCATATCGTCGAGCCGGTGGTCCAGGTCCTCTATTCGCCGCGCGGCCGCGACCAGGACATCCCGAACGAGGACAGCCGCCTGATCGAGTTCGACGAAGGCAACCTGTTCTCGGACAACCGCTTTCCGGGCTGGGACGTGCGCGAGACCGGGCTGCGCGCCAATATCGGCGCCACCTGGACGCGGATCGATCCGACAGGCTGGTCGATCGGGGTGACCGGCGGGCGCGTGCTGCGCGCACGCGATGCCGACAACTTTGCCGCCGACAGCCCCCTGGGCGGGCGCAGCTCGGATTGGCTGCTGGCCGCAAATTTCGACAATGGCGGCGGGCTGGCCGTGGCCAACCGCGCGCTGTTCGACGATTCGGCGCGCATCTCGCGCAACGAATTGCGGGTGGGCTGGCTGCGCCCGGACCTGAACCTGTCGGCCGGCTATATCTGGATCGACCGCGACGAAGACGAGGGCCGCGTCGTCAACGCCAGCGAACTGGCCGCCAATGTCGGATGGCAGATCGCGGACGGCTGGTGGGGCGAGGCCGAGACGCGGTATGATTTCGCCGCCGACCGGGCACAGCGCGCGGCCTTGCGCGTGGCCTATCGCAACGAATGCATCACGCTGGAAAGCGGCCTGTCGCGGCGCTTCAGCAGCAGCGACCTGCTGCGCGCGGAAACCAGCTTCGACCTGTCGGTCCGCCTTGGCGGGTTCGGCGCACAAGAAGACGGCCCCGGCACGGTGGCGCGCCGCAACTGCATGCGCTAA